The following proteins come from a genomic window of Gimesia sp.:
- a CDS encoding class I SAM-dependent methyltransferase, whose amino-acid sequence MDESLERCLQLYEDADFEDADFYDQEFADRTFEIPFFLAAAQRFGSPVLELGCGSGRITIPLARAGVDIDGIDLSESMLDRARARAKTCECEQIRFFQGDFSQLETPRTYQLIFCATNALQHLLHDQQIDDCFQAVRRCLTPAGLFLIDVFNPDPARLARTWDQRYLFKEMQTRTDGTLSVYARSEYAPKSRVLRFQLDYRRQADDRQLKVKDVEMRCLFPTDLAEFCRQNGFTVVDKWGSYDSEPFTENSAKQIIVCQAAVNP is encoded by the coding sequence ATGGATGAAAGCCTGGAACGCTGCCTGCAACTTTATGAGGATGCGGACTTTGAGGATGCGGACTTTTACGATCAGGAGTTTGCAGATCGCACTTTCGAAATCCCTTTTTTTCTGGCTGCAGCGCAGCGTTTCGGCTCCCCTGTGCTGGAGCTGGGCTGCGGCTCGGGAAGGATCACGATTCCCCTGGCCCGCGCGGGGGTCGATATAGACGGCATCGATCTCTCAGAGTCGATGCTCGACCGGGCCAGAGCCAGGGCAAAGACCTGTGAGTGTGAGCAGATCCGGTTCTTCCAGGGGGACTTCAGTCAATTGGAGACGCCACGCACTTACCAGCTGATTTTTTGCGCTACCAATGCCCTGCAGCACTTACTGCACGATCAGCAGATCGACGACTGTTTTCAAGCGGTCCGTCGCTGCCTGACACCTGCGGGTCTGTTTCTGATTGATGTATTTAACCCGGATCCTGCCCGACTGGCCCGGACCTGGGATCAGCGTTACCTGTTTAAGGAAATGCAGACGCGGACTGACGGCACGCTCTCTGTATATGCCCGCAGTGAGTATGCCCCGAAGAGTCGGGTACTCCGCTTTCAGCTCGACTATCGTCGACAGGCAGACGACAGACAGCTCAAAGTAAAAGACGTTGAGATGCGGTGCCTGTTTCCCACTGACCTTGCTGAATTCTGTCGACAAAATGGTTTCACTGTTGTCGATAAGTGGGGCAGTTATGACAGTGAGCCTTTCACAGAAAACTCTGCAAAGCAGATCATCGTCTGTCAGGCAGCAGTCAATCCCTGA
- a CDS encoding SulP family inorganic anion transporter — protein sequence MNDARAAGYPLSYLPRDLTSGLVVFLVALPLCLGIALASGAPLFSGLLAGIVGGLVVGSISGSSTSVSGPAAGLTAIVVAQIATLGSFEAFLLAVMVGGVIQIILGVVRAGSLSAFFPSSVIKGLLAAIGVILILKQIPHVVGHDTDPEGEMSFTQPDKQNTFSELLTVFEGDFHYGAAAVGLTSILLLVVWGRVKMLKNSVIPGPLIVVLLGVSMHLLFQRLGGPWAIETSHMVQIPVAESAKDLLTFLTFPDFSQFLNPAIYLAGATIAIVASLETLLNLEAVDKLDPENRNSPPSRELVAQGVGNMVSGLIGGLPVTSVIVRGSVNVNAGAKTKISCIFHGVLLLVAVALIPMYMNLIPLAALAAILLVTGFKLASPTLFKQMWSEGRYQFLPFIITLLSIVFTDLLIGILIGLGVSLLFILNSSLRQPIRRILETHAGGDVLHIELANQVSFLNRAALDQIFNEAEPGTNMLIDASNTDYIDPDILSLIQEFKTKIGPARGISVSLRGFKRKYQLQNEIQFADYSTRDLKDQITPAQALKILQDGNERFHTGNRLSRDLGHQVNATAGEQHPLAVVLSCIDSRVPAELVLDLGIGDILSVRVAGNVIGNKSLGSIEYGVSVEGVKLVLVLGHTRCGAVASTVQLMCDHSDHTQVTGCAHLDSIVHEVIPCVDEEACERLDEMSPEEREQFVDEVARRNVYRSVHEISARSEVIRDLVQTGKVMVVGALYDVKSGKMEFLTEEHSTVEAGSATD from the coding sequence GAGTACCAGCGTCAGTGGACCTGCTGCCGGTTTGACAGCCATCGTTGTTGCCCAGATTGCCACCTTGGGATCGTTCGAGGCATTCCTGCTGGCCGTCATGGTCGGCGGCGTGATTCAGATCATTCTGGGAGTGGTACGTGCCGGTTCACTCTCGGCGTTTTTCCCTTCCAGTGTGATTAAAGGCCTGCTGGCCGCCATCGGCGTGATTCTGATCCTGAAGCAGATTCCGCACGTCGTCGGCCATGATACCGACCCGGAAGGGGAGATGTCCTTCACCCAGCCGGATAAACAGAACACCTTTTCCGAATTGCTGACCGTCTTCGAAGGAGACTTCCATTACGGAGCCGCTGCCGTCGGTTTGACCTCAATTCTGCTACTCGTCGTCTGGGGACGCGTCAAGATGTTGAAGAACTCGGTGATCCCCGGTCCGCTGATCGTGGTTCTGCTCGGCGTGTCCATGCATCTGCTGTTCCAGCGTCTCGGCGGCCCCTGGGCGATTGAAACCAGTCACATGGTGCAGATTCCTGTCGCTGAGTCGGCCAAAGATCTGTTGACCTTCCTGACCTTCCCCGACTTTTCGCAGTTTCTGAATCCCGCCATCTATCTGGCTGGTGCGACGATTGCCATCGTGGCATCACTGGAAACGCTGCTCAATCTGGAAGCGGTCGACAAACTGGATCCTGAAAACCGCAACTCCCCGCCGAGCCGCGAACTGGTAGCCCAGGGGGTCGGCAACATGGTCTCCGGCCTGATTGGTGGTCTGCCGGTTACCTCCGTGATCGTCCGTGGTTCGGTTAACGTCAACGCGGGAGCCAAAACCAAAATCTCCTGTATTTTCCACGGGGTCCTGCTGCTGGTCGCAGTCGCGCTGATTCCCATGTATATGAATCTGATTCCGCTGGCAGCCCTGGCGGCGATTCTGCTGGTCACCGGTTTCAAACTCGCCAGCCCCACACTCTTCAAACAGATGTGGTCTGAGGGACGCTATCAGTTCCTCCCCTTTATTATTACGTTGCTCTCCATCGTCTTTACCGACCTGCTGATCGGGATTCTGATCGGCCTGGGAGTCAGTCTGCTCTTCATTTTGAACAGCAGCCTGCGTCAGCCCATCCGCCGTATTCTCGAAACACATGCCGGCGGCGATGTGCTGCATATCGAGCTGGCAAACCAGGTCAGCTTCCTGAACCGGGCTGCTCTGGACCAGATCTTTAATGAGGCAGAGCCCGGCACTAATATGCTGATCGACGCCAGCAACACCGATTACATCGACCCGGATATTCTGAGTCTGATTCAGGAATTCAAAACCAAAATCGGCCCCGCACGCGGCATCTCAGTCAGCCTGCGCGGTTTCAAACGCAAGTATCAACTGCAAAACGAAATCCAGTTCGCCGACTATTCCACCCGTGATCTCAAAGATCAGATTACTCCCGCGCAGGCGCTCAAGATTCTGCAGGATGGTAACGAACGTTTTCACACCGGGAACCGGCTCTCCCGCGATCTCGGCCACCAGGTCAATGCGACGGCAGGAGAACAGCACCCGCTGGCAGTCGTCTTGAGCTGTATCGATTCGCGCGTACCCGCGGAACTGGTTCTCGATCTGGGCATCGGCGACATTTTGAGTGTCCGTGTTGCCGGTAATGTGATCGGCAATAAATCCCTGGGCAGTATCGAATATGGCGTCTCGGTTGAAGGAGTCAAACTGGTGCTGGTACTGGGGCATACCCGCTGCGGCGCTGTCGCTTCCACCGTACAACTGATGTGCGATCACAGCGACCATACCCAGGTCACCGGCTGTGCGCACCTGGATTCCATCGTGCATGAGGTCATCCCCTGCGTCGATGAAGAAGCGTGTGAGCGTCTGGATGAAATGAGCCCCGAAGAGCGGGAGCAGTTCGTCGACGAAGTCGCCCGCCGCAACGTTTATCGCAGCGTGCACGAGATCTCCGCTCGCAGCGAGGTCATCAGGGATCTGGTTCAGACCGGCAAGGTGATGGTCGTCGGTGCTCTGTACGACGTCAAAAGCGGCAAGATGGAATTCCTGACAGAGGAACACTCCACCGTCGAAGCAGGCAGTGCCACCGATTAA
- a CDS encoding aminotransferase class I/II-fold pyridoxal phosphate-dependent enzyme, translated as MNYQKYRAAKETFLQTDPLRLDCMNTQKALSGLVPAIPQTTEEYSLPEALAAWQEVTGFDLQHLESIPGTGVRELLAQLIEQLKQAAAEFLFPCDVYPVYHRLLGDYPARTYHTFPDWEWEALSATSEQRQVLLLTQPAVPVGRYLSAAEITTVQNWLAADARRLLIVDAAYAYEPNHSIYAKLLASNQCLCLFSLSKPWLLPEHWGLAVGPPELLESVSLSPGEFSTNWVPALLQNTGLPARLRNLFHQEWKRLSAAIHEFAPEWEPPESGYYATVNLPFEQLLQNHNVLGVPATVFGSDRSDVTVISCLFHIQRGLTDG; from the coding sequence ATGAATTACCAGAAATACCGCGCGGCCAAAGAGACATTTCTCCAGACCGATCCACTTCGACTGGACTGCATGAATACACAGAAGGCGTTGAGCGGGCTGGTACCCGCTATCCCGCAGACAACAGAGGAATATTCGCTGCCAGAGGCACTCGCGGCCTGGCAGGAGGTTACGGGGTTTGATTTACAACATCTGGAATCCATTCCCGGTACAGGAGTGCGTGAGCTTCTCGCGCAACTGATCGAACAACTCAAACAGGCAGCGGCGGAATTTCTCTTTCCCTGCGACGTGTATCCCGTTTATCACCGTTTACTGGGGGACTACCCCGCGCGGACGTATCACACTTTTCCCGATTGGGAATGGGAGGCCCTGTCTGCAACATCAGAACAGCGTCAGGTTTTACTGCTGACTCAACCTGCGGTTCCCGTGGGTCGGTACCTTTCCGCTGCAGAAATCACAACGGTCCAGAACTGGCTGGCTGCTGACGCCAGGCGACTGCTGATCGTCGATGCTGCCTATGCATATGAGCCGAATCACAGCATCTATGCGAAACTTCTGGCGTCGAACCAATGCCTGTGCCTGTTCTCGCTCTCCAAGCCCTGGCTGCTGCCCGAGCACTGGGGGTTGGCGGTCGGTCCGCCTGAACTCCTGGAGAGTGTGTCCCTTTCGCCCGGGGAATTCTCTACGAACTGGGTCCCTGCCCTGCTTCAAAATACCGGGCTGCCTGCTCGCTTACGGAATCTGTTTCATCAGGAATGGAAGCGACTGAGTGCCGCCATTCACGAATTTGCCCCGGAGTGGGAGCCGCCCGAGTCCGGATATTACGCGACGGTCAACCTTCCCTTTGAGCAGCTATTGCAGAATCACAACGTACTGGGAGTTCCAGCGACCGTGTTTGGTTCGGATCGATCGGACGTCACCGTGATCTCCTGCCTGTTCCACATCCAACGGGGTCTGACCGATGGATGA